TTCGGTGCTGGCATCGTGTGTAACGCCGGTACTCTGGGCATCCTGATTCCGCCGTCGATCGTGATGGTGGTGTACGCCGCCGCCACCGAGCAGTCGGTGGGCAAGCTGTTCATGGCTGGTGTTATCCCCGGCATCATGCTCGGCGTGGTGCTGATGGTGGCGATCTACATCGTCGCGCGCATCAAGAAGCTGCCGGCCCTGCCACGCGCCAGCTTCCGCGAGTGGCTGCGCGCCGCGCGTGAAGCGTTCTGGGGCCTGCTGCTGATGGTGATCATCCTCGGCGGCATCTACAGCGGCATGTTCACCCCGACCGAGGCTGCGGCCGTGGCGGCGGTCTACGCCGGCTTCGTCGCCCTGTTCGTGTACAAGGACCTGAAGATCCGCGAGTGCCCGAAAGTGCTGCTGGAGTCCGGCAAGCTGACCATCATGCTGATGTTCATCATCGCCAACGCCATGCTCTTCGCCCACGTGCTGACCACCGAGCAGATCCCGCAGACCATCACCGCCTGGGTGGTGGATCTGGGCCTGCAGCCCTGGCAGTTCCTGCTGGTGGTGAACATCGTGCTGCTGGTGGCCGGTGCCTTCATGGAGCCGTCGGCGATCATCCTGATCCTCGCACCGATCCTGTTCCCGATCGCCATGCAACTGGGCATCGACCCGATCCACCTGGGCATCATCATGGTGGTGAACATGGAAATCGGTCTGATCACACCACCCGTGGGGCTGAACCTGTTCGTCACCTCGGCGGTGACAGGTATGCCGCTGACGGCAGTGATCCGCGCGGCGATGCCATGGCTGATGCTGTTGCTCGGTTTCCTGGTGATCATCACCTATGTGCCGGCGGTATCCCTGGCCCTGCCGAACTGGCTGGGGATGAGCTAGGACAACCGTTGATACCGTGTCTACCTCTGCGCCCGGCCTTGTGCCGGGCTTTTTTATCCGTGCGCCGCGACGTCTGCATGGCGCTGCAAAATTGGCTTGGAAGGCGCTGGGCAGGGCCTCGAGACCATGGTCTTAGAGCGGTAAGACCATGGTCGAATGGCCACACGAAGGGTCGGTGGATACAAAAGGCACCATACAAAAACAACTACCCACCGAGGTGATTCCATGAGTGCTGCGTCTATTTACCCTGTGCGTCCCGAGGTGGCCGCGCGGACCCTCACTGACGAGGCCACCTACAAGGCCATGTACCAACAGTCGGTGGTCAACCCCGAGGGTTTCTGGCGTGAGCAGGGCAAGCGCATCGACTGGATCAAACCCTACACCAAGGTCAAGCAGACCACCTTCGACGACCACCACGTCGACATCAAGTGGTACGCCGACGGCACCCTCAACGTCTCCTACAACTGCCTGGACCGCCACCTCGAAGAGCGCGGCGATCAGGTAGCGATCATCTGGGAAGGCGACGATCCTTCCGAGCACCGCGAAATCACCTACCGCCAACTGCACGAAGAGGTGAGCAAGTTCGCCAACGCCCTGCGTGGCCAGGACGTGCACCGTGGTGACGTCGTCACCATCTACATGCCGATGATTCCCGAAGCCGTGGTGGCCATGCTGGCCTGTGCGCGCATCGGCGCCATCCATTCCGTGGTCTTCGGCGGCTTCTCTCCGGAAGCGCTGGCCGGCCGCATCATCGACTGCAAGTCCAAGGTGGTGATCACCGCCGACGAAGGCCTGCGTGGCGGCCGCAAGGTGCCGCTGAAGGCCAACGTTGACGATGCGCTGACCAACCCGGAAACCGCCAGCGTGCAGAAGATCATCGTGGTCAAGCGCACCGGCTCCGACATCAAGTGGAACCAGCATCGCGACATCTGGTACGAAGACCTGATGAAGGTTGCCGGCAGCGTCTGCGCGCCGAAGGAAATGGGCGCCGAAGAGGCGCTGTTCATCCTCTACACCTCCGGCTCCACCGGCAAGCCCAAGGGCGTGCTGCACACCACCGGCGGTTACCTGACCTACGCTTCGCTGACCCACGAGCGCGTGTTCGACTACCGTCCGGGCGAGGTCTTCTGGTGCACCGCCGACATCGGCTGGGTCACCGGCCACACCTACCTCGTCTACGGGCCGCTGGCCAACGGCGCCACCACTCTGATGTTCGAGGGCGTGCCGAACTATCCGGACGTGCGCCGCGTGGCGCAGATCGTCGACAAGCACAAGGTCAACATCCTCTACACCGCCCCGACCGCCATTCGCGCCATGATGGCCGAGGGCAAGGCTGCGGTCGAAGGTGCCGATGGTTCCAGCCTGCGTCTGCTGGGTTCGGTCGGCGAGCCGATCAACCCGGAAGCCTGGCAGTGGTACTACGAGAACGTCGGCCAGAGCCGTTGCCCGATCGTCGACACCTGGTGGCAGACCGAAACCGGAGCCTGCCTGATGACCCCGCTGCCGGGCGCCCATGGCCTGAAGCCGGGCTCCGCCGCACGGCCGTTCTTCGGCGTGCAGCCGGCGCTGGTGGACAACCTGGGTAACATCATCGAAGGCCCTGCCGAGGGCAACCTGGTGATCATCGATTCCTGGCCGGGTCAGGCACGTACCCTGTACGGCGACCACGACCGCTTCGTCGACACCTACTTCAAGACCTTCCGCGGCATGTACTTCACCGGTGACGGTGCGCGTCGTGACGAGGACGGCTACTGGTGGATCACCGGACGCGTGGACGACGTGCTCAACGTTTCCGGCCACCGCATGGGTACCGCCGAAGTGGAAAGCGCCATGGTCGCCCACCCGAAAGTGGCCGAGGCCGCAGTGGTTGGCGTGCCGCACGACATCAAGGGTCAGGGCATCTACGTCTACGTCACCCTGAACGCCGGCGAGGAGCCCACCGAGCAGCTGCGTCAGGAACTGAAGAACTGGGTGCGCAAGGAGATCGGCCCGATCGCCACTCCGGACGTGATCCAGTGGGCGCCGGGCCTGCCCAAGACCCGCTCGGGCAAGATCATGCGCCGTATCCTGCGCAAAATCGCAACCGCCGAATACGATGCACTCGGCGACATCTCCACCCTGGCTGATCCCGGTGTGGTGCAGCACCTCATCGATACTCACAAGCAGATGCAATCCGCCTGCGCCTGATCGGCCAAGCACCGAAAAGCCCCGCCCGGCCACAAGCCCGGCGGGGCTTTTTCATTCCGCCGGTGCATTACAAAGTTGTAATGCTCCTGTCAGCCTGGCGTTGGTAGCGGCTGCGTACCTTTGCATCGTCGGCCACCCGGATGGGTGGCTCAAACCACAGACGAATGCGAGGGCAATGCCATGAACAAGATGGGTAGCTGGCTGGCGGCGGGTGCGCTGCTGATGATGAGTGCCGGGGCAGTGATGGCCGCCGATGTGGCGCCGGTCAAGGCCAACAACGTGGTGCTGGTGCACGGCTCCTGGGCCGATGGCTCCAGCTGGTCGGAGGTGATCGCGCGGCTGCAGGCGGCCGGGCTGAATGTCACCGCGGTGCAGAATCCGCTGACCTCCGTGGCCGATGACGTGGCCGCCACCCAGCGCGTGCTGGACCAGCAGGACGGCCCGACAGTGCTGGTAGGGCATTCCTATGCCGGCACTGTCGTGAGCGAGGCGGGTGTCGATCCCAAGGTCAGTGCGCTGGTCTACGTGGCAGCGCGGGCACCGGACGCCAACGAGGATTTCGTCGCGCTGTCGGCACGCTATCCCACCATGCCGGTACGCGCCGGTACCCAGGAGCACGACGGCTTCGTCACGCTCAAGCAGGACGCCTTCCTCAAGTACTTCGCCAGCGACGTGCCGCGTGACAAGGCCCTGACGCTCTACGCCGTGCAGCAACCCATTGCCAAGACCCTGTTTTCCGCGCGCACCCATGCCGCGGCCTGGCACGACAAGCCGTCCTGGTATGCGGTCTCCAGCAACGACCAGACCATCAATCCGGACCTGCAGCGTTTTCTGGCCAGGCGCATGGGCGCCAGCACCATCGAATTGCCGTCGAGCCACCTGTCGCTGGTTTCCCACGCCGATGAGGTGGCCGATCTGATCCTGCAGGCCGCCGGTCGCCAACCCTGATCCTTTCCGTCGAATGACCCAAGGGCGGCCGCGCCGCCACGACTCCTACCGAGGTAACCGAAATGAAAAACTTCCTGTTCGCCACCGCCATGCTGCTCGCCGCTGGTTCCGCCTTTGCTGGCACCCCGTCGCATGCGCCGGTCATCCACGACAAGGACGGCTTCTTTGTCCACCTGGACGTGGACAAGGTACTGTCGACCTCCGACGTGTCCTCGAGCTGCGGCGTGGTGCCGGCGCAGCTACGCTACCTGGACCACCAGGGGCGCGAGCACGTACTGGATTATCAGGTGCTGGGTGGCGGTTGCAGCGACCATTGAGAGCAGATGCCCGGGTGACCGTCCTGCCGCAGCGGGCGGGCGCCCCGGCGCCATCGCGAGACAAGGTGAACAACGATGAACATCCTCGTCGTCGAAGATGAGATCAAGGCCGGAAACTACTTGTGCAACGGCCTGCAGGAACTGGGGCACTCGGTCAGTCTGGCGCGCAACGGCCTCGACGGTCTGCACCTGGCGCTGGAGAACCCCTTCGACGTCATCGTTCTGGATGTGATGATGCCGGCACTGGACGGCTGGGAAGTGTTGCGCCGCCTGCGCAGGCAGACCGACACGCCGGTACTGTTCCTCACTGCCCGCGACGATGTCGCCGATCGCATCAAGGGGCTGGAACTGGGTGCCGACGATTACCTGGTCAAGCCGTTTTCCTTCGCCGAGCTGGTGGCCCGCCTGCGCACCCTCAACCGCCGCGGACCGCTGCGCGAGGAGGAGTTCCTGCAGGTCGGCGATCTGCAGATCGACGTGTTGCGTCGGCGGGTCAGCCGCGACGGTG
The sequence above is drawn from the Pseudomonas sp. Z8(2022) genome and encodes:
- the acs gene encoding acetate--CoA ligase — protein: MSAASIYPVRPEVAARTLTDEATYKAMYQQSVVNPEGFWREQGKRIDWIKPYTKVKQTTFDDHHVDIKWYADGTLNVSYNCLDRHLEERGDQVAIIWEGDDPSEHREITYRQLHEEVSKFANALRGQDVHRGDVVTIYMPMIPEAVVAMLACARIGAIHSVVFGGFSPEALAGRIIDCKSKVVITADEGLRGGRKVPLKANVDDALTNPETASVQKIIVVKRTGSDIKWNQHRDIWYEDLMKVAGSVCAPKEMGAEEALFILYTSGSTGKPKGVLHTTGGYLTYASLTHERVFDYRPGEVFWCTADIGWVTGHTYLVYGPLANGATTLMFEGVPNYPDVRRVAQIVDKHKVNILYTAPTAIRAMMAEGKAAVEGADGSSLRLLGSVGEPINPEAWQWYYENVGQSRCPIVDTWWQTETGACLMTPLPGAHGLKPGSAARPFFGVQPALVDNLGNIIEGPAEGNLVIIDSWPGQARTLYGDHDRFVDTYFKTFRGMYFTGDGARRDEDGYWWITGRVDDVLNVSGHRMGTAEVESAMVAHPKVAEAAVVGVPHDIKGQGIYVYVTLNAGEEPTEQLRQELKNWVRKEIGPIATPDVIQWAPGLPKTRSGKIMRRILRKIATAEYDALGDISTLADPGVVQHLIDTHKQMQSACA
- a CDS encoding heavy metal response regulator transcription factor: MNILVVEDEIKAGNYLCNGLQELGHSVSLARNGLDGLHLALENPFDVIVLDVMMPALDGWEVLRRLRRQTDTPVLFLTARDDVADRIKGLELGADDYLVKPFSFAELVARLRTLNRRGPLREEEFLQVGDLQIDVLRRRVSRDGVRLNLTNKEFALLHLFASHQGQVLSRTLIASRVWDMNFDSDTNVVDVAVRRLRMKVDDPFGSRLIHSVRGIGYRFDLQP
- the dctM gene encoding C4-dicarboxylate TRAP transporter large permease protein DctM, whose protein sequence is MTVLFLFLLLFLLMFIGVPIAASLGLAGSITIMLFSPDSVRSLAIKLFETSEHYTLLAIPFFLLSGAFMTTGGVAKRLIDFANACVGHIRGGLAIGAVLACMLFAALSGSSPATVAAVGSIAIAGMVRSGYPQAFGAGIVCNAGTLGILIPPSIVMVVYAAATEQSVGKLFMAGVIPGIMLGVVLMVAIYIVARIKKLPALPRASFREWLRAAREAFWGLLLMVIILGGIYSGMFTPTEAAAVAAVYAGFVALFVYKDLKIRECPKVLLESGKLTIMLMFIIANAMLFAHVLTTEQIPQTITAWVVDLGLQPWQFLLVVNIVLLVAGAFMEPSAIILILAPILFPIAMQLGIDPIHLGIIMVVNMEIGLITPPVGLNLFVTSAVTGMPLTAVIRAAMPWLMLLLGFLVIITYVPAVSLALPNWLGMS
- a CDS encoding DUF2790 domain-containing protein, which translates into the protein MKNFLFATAMLLAAGSAFAGTPSHAPVIHDKDGFFVHLDVDKVLSTSDVSSSCGVVPAQLRYLDHQGREHVLDYQVLGGGCSDH
- a CDS encoding alpha/beta hydrolase, with product MNKMGSWLAAGALLMMSAGAVMAADVAPVKANNVVLVHGSWADGSSWSEVIARLQAAGLNVTAVQNPLTSVADDVAATQRVLDQQDGPTVLVGHSYAGTVVSEAGVDPKVSALVYVAARAPDANEDFVALSARYPTMPVRAGTQEHDGFVTLKQDAFLKYFASDVPRDKALTLYAVQQPIAKTLFSARTHAAAWHDKPSWYAVSSNDQTINPDLQRFLARRMGASTIELPSSHLSLVSHADEVADLILQAAGRQP